TGAGCAGCGTTCCGGTTTAATCAAGTATTTGGCTGACAATGGCATACATGCAACATTCCATTATCTTTCCCTGCACCGCAGCAAGTATGCCGTGCAGAACGGATGGGACGGGGTGAATCTGCCTCAGGCAGATAATTACTCAAATTGTCTTCTGCGCCTTCCGTTATATAATGCTATGCAACTAGCGGATGTTGAGGATGTTGTGAGCGAGACTGTGAATTATCTTAGAGAGTCTGAGGCTAAAGTTGCAGAAACTTCTCCTGCAGTTGTATAGCTGCAATAAAAAAAACTTATGATTCTGCATTTTGTAAATGACGAGAAAGTCATCAACCGCACGGTTGAGATGTTTGAGGAAGTATATCCCGGTCAGAATCTTTTTGTTGTCGCAAACCGGCTCCATCATCCGTTCAAATATGTCTCCGGAAAACCATTTATTTTTTCCCGCAGCGAGTTTTTTAAAAACGATTGTTTTAAGGATGTTTTTGGTTTGAGCGATTCTGCGGGGCTTCTTCCCGGCGGACGTATTGGAGAGGTTCATGCGGAGAAAAATGATAAAATTTTTATACACCTTCTTAATAAGCGGAAGATTAGCCTTTTGCGGTGCATGGATTTGAAGCGTCTTAAAGCGTGCGGGGTTAAAATTTATTGGATTATCTGGGGACTGGATTTATACAATAATCTTCTTGAACCGGCCAGCTTTAAAATTTATGATATAGATTCTCTCTCAATTGCGGGGGTGCGTCCGTCAGTTGGAAATTTCTTTGCTTTTGTTGGAAGATTAAACAGAAAATTTTCTGCGCACATGATTGTGCGGTTTGTGCAAAAGCATGTGGATTACATAGTTACAGACACAACAGAAAATGATTATGATTATCTTTTAAAATATTATCCTTCTCTTGCCGGCAAGCCGCGCAAGGATTTTTTCTATTATCCTGTTGATGTTGTTCTTGGTGAGGATTTGCTTAAGCGGCTGCTGAGGTCTGATAATGAGGGGAAAAACGAGGGCGGTGTTTGCAGCGGCAGTGGCGGCTCCGACAATGGTAATGGCAGTGGCAATGGCAGTGGCAATGGCAATGGCAGTGGCGGCTCCGGCAATATAATCATTGGAAATTCCGGT
The window above is part of the Bacteroidales bacterium genome. Proteins encoded here:
- a CDS encoding TDP-N-acetylfucosamine:lipid II N-acetylfucosaminyltransferase; amino-acid sequence: MILHFVNDEKVINRTVEMFEEVYPGQNLFVVANRLHHPFKYVSGKPFIFSRSEFFKNDCFKDVFGLSDSAGLLPGGRIGEVHAEKNDKIFIHLLNKRKISLLRCMDLKRLKACGVKIYWIIWGLDLYNNLLEPASFKIYDIDSLSIAGVRPSVGNFFAFVGRLNRKFSAHMIVRFVQKHVDYIVTDTTENDYDYLLKYYPSLAGKPRKDFFYYPVDVVLGEDLLKRLLRSDNEGKNEGGVCSGSGGSDNGNGSGNGSGNGNGSGGSGNIIIGNSGSASNNHLYAMRKIASLNLGARKVYVPLSYSCIKRYKRCVLVGGRKLLSDRFCPLLDFMPLEEYNKLQLSIGVALYGNWRQEAVGNILVFLFIGSKVFLSKRSPVYEWALAHRLKVFELEGITQEQLDTPLTVSEKISNREIVKNLFTKERLLKLIKDL